In a single window of the Dryobates pubescens isolate bDryPub1 chromosome Z, bDryPub1.pri, whole genome shotgun sequence genome:
- the TRMU gene encoding mitochondrial tRNA-specific 2-thiouridylase 1: MLAAGRRVACAVSGGVDSAVAALLLRRRGYQVIGVFMKNWDPLDEQGACSIDRDCEDAYRVCQKLDIPFHQVSYVKEYWNEVFSDLLKEYELGRTPNPDIVCNKHIKFNYFLHYAMDNLGADAIATGHYARTSLEDEEVFQQKHTKRPQRLFRNRFEVRNTVKLLQGADLFKDQTFFLSQISQDALRKTIFPLGDLTKSYVKKIAAEHGLHHVLKKKESMGVCFIGERNFENFLLEYLEPQPGNFVSIEDKKVMGTHKGWFLYTIGQRARLAGLKDAWFVVDKDVSTGDIFVAPTTDHPALYRDLLRTNRVHWIAEEPPAELVREKMMECHFRFQHQMALVPCVLTLNQDGSVWVTLVKPARAIAPGQFAVFYKGHECLGSGKILRIGPSVYTMQQGKNRDESPKKEEIDKTEPAT; encoded by the exons atgctggcagcagggcgTCGCGTTGCCTGCGCCGTTTCCGGAGGGGTGGACAGTGCCGTGGCAGCGCTTCTGCTGCGCCGCCGAG GCTATCAAGTGATAGGCGTTTTTATGAAGAACTGGGACCcgctggatgagcaaggagcttgtTCCATTGACAGAGATTGTGAAGATGCTTACCGGGTTTGTCAGAAACTAGATATTCCTTTTCACCAGGTTTCCTACGTGAAGGAATACTGGAATGAAGTATTCAG tgaccTCTTAAAGGAGTATGAATTGGGAAGGACTCCTAATCCTGATATTGTGTGTAACAAGCATATCAAATTCAACTACTTTCTTCATTATGCTATGGATAACCTTG gAGCAGATGCAATTGCTACTGGGCATTATGCTAGGACCTCACTAGAGGATGAGGAAGTGTTTCAACAGAAACATACTAAAAGACCACAGAGGCTTTTCAGAAACCGTTTTGAAGTTAGAAATA CTGTGAAACTCCTTCAAGGGGCTGATCTCTTTAAAGACCAGACCTTCTTTCTGAGCCAGATCTCACAAGATGCTTTGAGGAAAACCATTTTCCCTTTAGGGGATTTAACAAAAAGTTATGTAAAGAAGATAGCAGCAGAACATGGCCTTCATCATGTGctaaagaaaaaagag AGTATGGGAGTCTGTTTCATTGGTGAAAGAAACTTTGAAAATTTCCTTCTTGAG TATTTAGAACCTCAACCGGGTAACTTTGTTTCCATTGAAGATAAGAAGGTGATGGGAACACACAAAg GTTGGTTCCTCTATACAATAGGCCAGAGGGCTAGACTAGCAGGCCTGAAGGACGCTTGGTTCGTTGTAGACAAAGATGTCAGCACTGGAGATATCTTTGTG GCACCAACAACAGATCACCCTGCCCTGTACAGAGACTTACTGCGGACAAACAGAGTGCACTGGATAGCAGAGGAACCTCCTGCAGAGCTTGTTAGAGAGAAAATGATGGAATGTCATTTCAGATTTCAGCACCAGATGGCACTAG TGCCTTGTGTTCTGACTCTAAACCAAGATGGGAGTGTGTGGGTGACACTAGTGAAGCCAGCGAGAGCTATCGCTCCTGGGCAG TTTGCCGTGTTCTACAAGGGTCATGAGTGCTTGGGCAGTGGGAAGATCCTAAGGATAGGCCCTTCGGTGTACACCATGCAACAGGGGAAAAACAGAGATGAAAGCCCAAAGAAGGAGGAGATTGACAAGACAGAACCAGCAACATAA
- the GTSE1 gene encoding G2 and S phase-expressed protein 1: MVSGEHVELKLSLRFDISFTELSKHNAIIFIANSCCDKVLVAILDFPLLTDENFDFDLSLSPASGNEDEVFVGPLGHKEKCIAANIEAKESVEKRSVPASDELLWSPLKGEKFVEIFKEAHLLALRIESEGKNEQTKINQPEEQGNKTTENFVKDSESKLKILRDQNIEKSPRAVKRETYCVQDSLACQLPACFQKESDKLLSDDKAHACHTPANRSPVKMCVSSTKTASSPLTQDQKAKERNTKANGKLPMAVFTLSTLGKSNLSMTEKPSLKKTTQLKLPGVGLTRKMTTSSLSSISSVNSSLNSSLLLSPIGKDGKSSMSSKASVSGSKPSSSTNRLAKVSSLQAVSTEKSKSQARSASTHKISSVVSLANSSASATSEAAGSGIERLNSVPDLQKLCHQNKDGSGKKGSFCPKPRARILSVPTCQTKVSMKTGDTPKGTPSLGSTFCGILGSAMAVSTPVKASEDGIFQNSSFPRRSVSMTPASLKRSGIPTPIRRISGFSAVTPKTAPRMAFSPHVASVHQSSSFSTKRTLASGAKQTKESKTQVCSSEDDVFLPPVPPLVLNFSPEKNATEVVENKFKEDEVQNQLAEEKQTEVLLVDTGEDKPFPCPLECESRPLIDLSNTPELSKITPLKPVFSEQVKLIDLSSPLITLSPDLNKENVDSPLLKF; the protein is encoded by the exons ATGGTAAGTGGAGAGCACGTTGAG TTAAAACTTAGTTTGCGATTTGACATCAGCTTCACTGAATTGTCAAAGCACAATGCAATAATTTTCATTGCAAATTCCTGTTGTGACAAAGTCCTTGTTGCAATTTTAGACTTTCCTCTTCTGACTGATGAAAACTTTGATTTtgacctttctctctctccagcaaG tgGAAATGAAGATGAAGTTTTTGTTGGACCTTTGGGAcataaagaaaaatgtattgCTGCCAATATTGAAGCCAAAGAAAGTGTTGAGAAGAGGAGTGTACCTGCTTCTGATGAACTCCTGTGGAGCCCACTTAAAGGAGAGAAATTTGTGGAAATTTTCAAAGAAGCTCATTTGCTGGCACTGCGAATAGAGTCTGAAGGGAAGAATGAACAGACTAAAATAAACCAACCAGAAGAACAGGGCAACAAAACTACTGAAAATTTTGTGAAGGACTCAGAGTCAAAATTGAAAATACTGAGAGACCAAAATATAGAGAAAAGTCCCAGGGCTGTTAAGAGGGAGACATACTGTGTGCAGGATAGCCTAGCATGTCAGCTGCCAGCTTGTTTTCAGAAGGAATCAGATAAACTTTTGTCAGATGACAAAGCACATGCTTGTCATACTCCTGCAAATAGAAGCCCTGTTAAAATGTGTGTGTCTTCTACAAAAACTGCCAGCTCACCTCTTACACAAGACCAGAAAGCTAAGGAAAGAAATACGAAGGCAAATGGCAAACTGCCAATGGCAGTTTTTACTTTATCTACTCTTGGAAAAAGCAATTTGTCGATGACTGAAAAG CCTAGcttaaagaaaacaacacagctGAAACTTCCTGGTGTTGGTCTCACAAGAAAGATGACTACATCTTCTTTGTCATCAATTTCCAGCGTGAACTCAAGTCTGAATTCAAGTTTACTACTTTCTCCCATAGGAAAAGATG GAAAATCAAGTATGTCTTCAAAAGCTAGTGTGAGTGGCTCTAAGCCTTCATCAAGTACGAATAGGCTGGCTAAAGTGTCATCTCTGCAGGCTGTCAGTACTGAGAAATCCAAGAGTCAAGCAAGATCAGCCAGTACTCACAAAATATCTAGTGTTGTAAGCTTGGCTAACTCTTCAGCTTCTGCTACATctgaggctgcaggcagtggaattGAGAGACTGAATTCTGTTCCTGATCTGCAGAAGTTATGTCACCAGAATAAAGATGGAAgtggaaagaaaggaagctTCTGTCCAAAGCCCAGGGCTAGAATTTTATCTGTTCCTACATGTCAGACTAAGGTTTCAATGAAAACTGGAG ACACACCAAAAGGAACACCATCTCTTGGATCAACATTTTGTGGCATACTTGGAAG TGCAATGGCAGTCAGCACTCCAGTGAAAGCCTCAGAAGACGGGATCTTTCAGAATTCTTCATTTCCTAGAAGGTCTGTCTCCATGACTCCTGCCAGTCTGAAGCGGTCTGGCATACCCACACCCATTCGTCGGATCTCGGGATTTTCTGCAGTGACTCCTAAAACTGCACCAAGAATGGCATTTTCGCCACATGTGGCATCTGTTCACCAAAGTTCCAGCTTTTCTACCAAAAGGACTCTTGCATCTGG TGCTAAGCAGACAAAAGAGAGTAAGACACAGGTATGTTCTTCAGAAGATGATGTATTTCTTCCACCAGTACCACCTCTTGTACTTAACTTCTCACCGGAAAAAAATGCTACAGAAGTGGTAGAAAACAAATTTAAGGAGGATGAAGTACAGAATCAGCTGGCTGAAGAGAAGCAAACCGAA GTTTTACTGGTAGATACTGGAGAAGACAAACCATTCCCATGCCCTTTGGAATGTGAAAGTAGACCCCTGATTGACCTTTCTAATACCCCTGAACTGAGTAAAATTACTCCTCTAAAGCCTGTATTTTCAGAGCAGGTAAAG CTAATTGATTTGAGTTCGCCTCTTATCACTCTGAGTCCTGATCTCAACAAAGAAAATGTGGATTCCCCTTTACTCAAGTTCTGA